A stretch of the Marivirga tractuosa DSM 4126 genome encodes the following:
- a CDS encoding sigma-70 family RNA polymerase sigma factor gives MRQLKISKQITNRESQSLDKYLQEIGKVDLLTPDEEVDLAVRIKQGDQLALEKLTKANLRFVVSVAKQYQNQGLSLGDLINEGNLGLIKAAQRFDETRGFKFISYAVWWIRQSILQALAEQSRIVRLPLNRVGSLNKISKTFSTLEQKFEREPSPDELAEVLEVTSNEVVDTMKISGRHVSMDAPFVQGEENSLLDVLENDGEESPDDELMNDSLRREVQRALSTLTQREADVITLYFGLNGEHSMTLEEIGEKFNLTRERVRQIKEKAIRRLRHTSRSKALKPYLG, from the coding sequence ATGAGACAGCTCAAGATTAGCAAGCAAATCACCAATCGGGAGAGTCAATCCCTCGATAAATATTTACAAGAAATAGGTAAAGTAGATTTGTTGACTCCGGATGAAGAAGTAGATCTAGCCGTTCGGATCAAACAAGGTGATCAACTTGCACTTGAAAAATTGACTAAAGCCAATTTGCGTTTCGTAGTGTCTGTGGCCAAACAATATCAGAATCAAGGTTTATCCTTAGGAGACTTGATTAATGAAGGAAACTTAGGTTTGATCAAGGCAGCACAAAGATTTGACGAAACAAGGGGTTTTAAATTCATTTCTTATGCAGTATGGTGGATCAGACAGTCCATATTGCAAGCATTGGCGGAACAATCACGTATTGTACGTCTTCCATTGAACAGAGTAGGGTCTTTGAATAAGATATCTAAAACCTTCTCTACATTGGAGCAAAAGTTTGAAAGAGAACCATCTCCGGATGAGTTAGCTGAAGTTTTAGAGGTTACTTCTAATGAAGTGGTAGATACCATGAAAATCTCTGGCCGTCACGTATCAATGGATGCGCCTTTCGTTCAAGGTGAAGAAAATAGTTTATTGGACGTATTGGAAAATGATGGTGAAGAGTCTCCTGACGATGAATTAATGAATGATTCATTAAGAAGAGAGGTACAAAGAGCATTGTCTACTTTAACTCAAAGAGAAGCTGATGTCATCACGCTTTACTTTGGATTAAATGGTGAGCATTCAATGACCCTTGAAGAGATAGGAGAGAAGTTCAATTTAACAAGAGAAAGAGTGCGTCAAATTAAGGAAAAAGCCATCAGAAGGCTTAGACATACTTCCAGAAGTAAAGCATTAAAGCCTTACTTAGGATAA
- the trxB gene encoding thioredoxin-disulfide reductase has product MTEEKVNVLIIGSGPAGYTAAIYAARAGLNPVMYQGGQPGGQLTITNDVENYPGYPDGINGPQMMVDFQKQAERFGTDVRFGLATKVDFSGYPHKVIIDDKHEITANAVIISTGASAKWLGLESEQRLNGMGVSACAVCDGFFYKGQDVVVVGAGDTAAEEATYLSNICNKVTMIVRRDEMRASKIMQRRVEKAKNIEILWNTETEEVLGKDEVEGVRVVNNVTGEKTEIKATGFFVAIGHKPNTEIFKDFLELNDAGYIITKPGSTKTKVEGVFASGDAQDFIYRQAVTAAGTGCMAALDAERFLAEKEDELEEQEEVAEKA; this is encoded by the coding sequence ATGACAGAAGAAAAAGTAAATGTTTTAATTATAGGTTCAGGACCAGCAGGTTATACAGCAGCTATTTATGCAGCCAGGGCTGGTTTGAATCCAGTAATGTACCAAGGCGGACAGCCTGGTGGTCAATTGACCATTACCAATGATGTTGAAAATTATCCCGGCTATCCTGATGGAATTAACGGGCCGCAGATGATGGTTGATTTCCAAAAGCAAGCGGAGAGATTCGGAACAGACGTGAGATTCGGTTTGGCAACCAAAGTGGATTTTAGTGGATATCCGCATAAAGTGATTATTGATGATAAGCATGAAATAACAGCTAATGCAGTAATTATTTCTACAGGAGCATCTGCTAAATGGTTAGGACTTGAGTCAGAGCAAAGATTAAATGGAATGGGCGTTTCTGCTTGTGCCGTTTGTGATGGTTTCTTTTACAAAGGACAAGACGTTGTTGTAGTAGGAGCAGGAGATACTGCAGCAGAAGAAGCTACCTACTTATCCAATATTTGTAATAAAGTAACCATGATTGTAAGAAGAGACGAAATGAGAGCTTCTAAGATCATGCAAAGACGTGTAGAAAAGGCGAAAAATATAGAGATCTTGTGGAATACCGAAACTGAAGAAGTTTTAGGTAAAGATGAAGTTGAAGGTGTTAGAGTGGTAAATAATGTAACGGGTGAGAAAACAGAAATAAAAGCAACTGGTTTCTTTGTAGCAATTGGTCATAAACCAAATACAGAAATTTTTAAAGATTTCTTGGAACTAAATGATGCGGGATATATCATCACTAAACCAGGAAGTACTAAGACGAAAGTAGAAGGTGTTTTTGCTTCGGGAGATGCTCAGGACTTCATTTATCGTCAAGCCGTAACAGCCGCAGGAACTGGCTGCATGGCTGCTCTAGATGCTGAAAGATTTTTGGCTGAAAAAGAAGATGAATTAGAAGAACAAGAGGAAGTAGCTGAAAAAGCTTAA
- the bshB1 gene encoding bacillithiol biosynthesis deacetylase BshB1 codes for MKLNILAFAAHPDDIELSCAGTLAKHAEMGENVGIIDLTEGEMGTRGTPKIRLEEAAASADVLGLKIRENLGFEDAFFKNDLPHQKEIVKKIRQYQPDIILANAVSDRHPDHARASELISESVFLAGLKKFETVDDNGKAQTAYRPSKVYHYIQSLPIIPDFVVDVSDQWQKKMKSIKAFDSQFYKQDSNEPETYISSPRFMKMIEARAMEFGQIIGVDYAEGFTVERYLGVKDLNGLI; via the coding sequence ATGAAATTAAATATTTTAGCTTTTGCAGCTCATCCTGATGATATTGAATTGTCTTGTGCCGGTACATTGGCCAAGCATGCTGAAATGGGAGAGAATGTGGGGATAATCGATCTGACGGAAGGAGAGATGGGGACTCGCGGAACTCCTAAGATAAGGCTGGAGGAAGCTGCAGCTAGTGCAGATGTTCTAGGGTTGAAAATTCGTGAAAACCTTGGTTTTGAGGATGCTTTTTTTAAAAATGACTTACCACATCAAAAAGAAATAGTGAAGAAAATCAGGCAGTATCAGCCGGATATTATATTGGCAAATGCTGTTTCTGATAGGCATCCAGACCATGCAAGAGCATCTGAATTAATTTCTGAATCAGTGTTTTTAGCTGGTTTAAAGAAATTTGAGACTGTTGATGATAATGGTAAAGCTCAAACAGCCTATAGGCCTAGTAAAGTATATCACTATATACAAAGTTTGCCTATTATCCCCGATTTTGTAGTGGATGTGAGTGATCAATGGCAAAAAAAGATGAAATCTATTAAAGCTTTTGATTCTCAGTTTTACAAGCAAGATTCAAATGAGCCTGAAACCTATATTTCAAGTCCGAGATTTATGAAAATGATTGAAGCCAGAGCAATGGAATTTGGACAAATCATAGGGGTGGATTATGCAGAGGGCTTTACGGTAGAGAGGTATTTGGGAGTGAAGGATTTGAATGGTTTGATTTAA
- the pnp gene encoding polyribonucleotide nucleotidyltransferase — translation MAIPNAIKKTFNLPDGREISIETGKLAKQADGSVEVRMGDTILLATVVSNKEAREGVDFLPMSVDYQEKFASSGKIPGGFLKREGKLSDYEVLTSRLVDRALRPLFPSDYHAETQVMIQLFSLEENDLPDALAALAASAALTASDIPFAGPISEVRVGRVNGEMIINPNSKQLEESDIDMIVAATIDNIMMVEGELKEISEQEMVEAINFAHESIKLQCQAQLDLAKDAGKTEKREYNHEEEPDAELEKEIFDKYYQQFFDIAAKGLADKAERARLFSEIKDGYIDSLPEDTEISLSLAKSYLSAAQKKAVRNATLETRSRLDGRKLDEIRPIWSEIDYLPSAHGSAVFTRGETQSLTTVTLGTKLDEQMVDGAVHSGYNKFILHYNFPAFSTGEARPNRGPGRREVGHGNLALRALKQILPTPDELPYTIRVVSDILESNGSSSMATVCAGSLALMDAGIPIKAPVSGIAMGLISDPETGKYAILSDILGDEDHIGDMDFKVTGTEKGITACQMDIKVDGLSSELMMEALNQAKAGRDHIRNEMSKTIAAPREDYKPNAPRVVNIEIDREMIGAVIGPGGKVVQEIQKTTGATVVIEETEKGGKINVFAVNKESLDQAVKWIKGIVAKPEVGEVYDGIVKAIQPYGAFVEIMPGKDGLLHISEIKHEKIDNLEGILEIGEEVKVKLIDIDKKTGKLRLSRKVLLPKPEKEEK, via the coding sequence CGGATCAGTAGAAGTAAGAATGGGGGATACCATTTTGCTTGCTACAGTTGTTTCTAACAAAGAAGCTAGAGAAGGAGTTGATTTCCTTCCAATGTCGGTAGATTACCAAGAAAAATTTGCTTCATCAGGAAAAATACCTGGTGGATTTTTGAAAAGAGAAGGGAAACTTTCTGATTATGAGGTATTAACTTCCCGATTAGTGGATAGAGCTTTACGTCCTCTATTCCCATCTGATTATCATGCTGAAACGCAAGTGATGATTCAGTTATTTTCATTAGAAGAAAATGATTTACCAGATGCCTTAGCTGCTTTAGCAGCATCTGCAGCACTTACTGCATCGGATATCCCTTTTGCTGGGCCTATTTCTGAAGTTAGAGTGGGACGTGTAAATGGTGAAATGATCATTAACCCAAATTCAAAGCAGCTAGAAGAATCTGATATTGATATGATTGTGGCGGCCACCATCGATAATATCATGATGGTTGAAGGTGAATTAAAAGAAATTTCTGAGCAGGAAATGGTTGAAGCGATTAATTTCGCTCACGAATCAATTAAGTTACAATGCCAAGCGCAGTTAGATTTAGCAAAAGATGCTGGCAAAACTGAAAAGCGTGAGTATAATCACGAAGAAGAACCAGATGCCGAATTGGAAAAAGAAATTTTTGATAAGTACTATCAGCAGTTCTTTGATATTGCAGCTAAAGGATTAGCAGATAAAGCTGAAAGAGCACGTTTATTTTCAGAAATTAAAGATGGCTACATCGATTCTTTGCCAGAAGATACTGAAATTAGCCTATCATTAGCCAAAAGTTATTTAAGTGCTGCTCAGAAAAAAGCAGTTCGAAATGCTACTTTGGAAACGCGTAGCAGACTTGATGGTCGAAAACTTGATGAGATCAGACCAATTTGGAGTGAGATCGATTATTTACCATCAGCACATGGTTCTGCGGTCTTTACAAGAGGGGAAACGCAATCCTTGACTACTGTTACCTTGGGTACTAAACTTGATGAGCAGATGGTAGATGGTGCAGTTCACTCTGGATACAACAAATTTATTTTACATTATAACTTCCCTGCTTTCTCAACTGGAGAAGCAAGACCCAATAGAGGTCCAGGAAGAAGAGAAGTTGGACATGGTAATTTGGCTTTAAGAGCTTTAAAGCAGATTTTACCTACTCCTGATGAATTACCATATACTATCCGTGTAGTATCTGATATCTTAGAGTCAAATGGTTCGTCTTCCATGGCTACCGTTTGTGCAGGTTCATTAGCTTTAATGGATGCTGGTATTCCAATTAAAGCCCCAGTTTCAGGTATTGCAATGGGATTAATCTCAGATCCAGAGACTGGTAAATATGCTATTCTTTCTGATATCTTAGGAGATGAAGATCATATTGGTGATATGGACTTCAAAGTTACGGGTACTGAAAAAGGTATCACAGCTTGTCAAATGGATATTAAAGTTGATGGTCTTTCTTCTGAATTGATGATGGAAGCATTGAATCAAGCTAAGGCTGGTCGTGACCATATCAGAAATGAGATGTCGAAAACCATTGCTGCTCCTAGAGAAGATTATAAACCAAATGCTCCTAGAGTTGTTAATATCGAAATTGATAGAGAAATGATCGGTGCGGTAATCGGCCCTGGTGGTAAAGTAGTTCAGGAGATTCAAAAAACTACTGGTGCTACTGTCGTGATTGAAGAAACTGAAAAAGGCGGTAAAATCAATGTTTTTGCTGTAAATAAAGAATCTTTGGATCAAGCAGTAAAATGGATCAAAGGAATTGTAGCTAAGCCAGAGGTTGGTGAAGTTTATGACGGAATCGTTAAAGCTATACAGCCTTACGGTGCATTTGTTGAAATTATGCCTGGTAAGGATGGTCTATTACATATCTCTGAAATCAAACATGAGAAAATCGATAACTTGGAAGGTATTTTAGAGATAGGAGAAGAGGTTAAAGTGAAGTTGATCGATATTGATAAAAAGACTGGAAAGTTAAGATTATCAAGGAAGGTATTATTGCCTAAACCTGAAAAAGAAGAGAAATAA